One genomic region from Solirubrobacterales bacterium encodes:
- a CDS encoding transposase, which translates to MLDAFSRKIVGWSIDSSQTTALVTNALGMAVGERNPGVGSIIHSHKVKNAGLAPSMGSVGSAHDNAMMESFWARMQVELLNRKRWKTRIELATAIHDYIELFHNTKRRHSALNMLTPAEFETQHQSNQLAA; encoded by the coding sequence GTGCTCGACGCATTCAGCCGCAAGATCGTCGGGTGGTCGATCGACAGCTCGCAGACGACAGCGCTCGTCACCAACGCACTTGGAATGGCCGTTGGCGAACGCAACCCAGGCGTCGGCTCGATAATTCACAGCCACAAGGTCAAGAACGCAGGTCTCGCTCCGTCCATGGGCTCTGTCGGATCGGCCCATGACAACGCAATGATGGAGTCGTTCTGGGCTCGCATGCAGGTCGAGCTGCTCAACCGCAAACGATGGAAGACGAGGATCGAACTAGCAACGGCCATTCACGACTACATCGAGCTCTTTCACAACACCAAGCGCCGGCACAGCGCTCTCAATATGCTGACGCCGGCTGAGTTCGAAACTCAACACCAATCAAACCAACTGGCTGCTTGA